The proteins below are encoded in one region of Nitrospira sp.:
- a CDS encoding UPF0301 protein, which produces MQRVPLGKGIFLVASPALRDPNFRQTVVLLCEHNADGALGFVVNRPTAMSISEVLPQVPIMEAQKHVLYAGGPVQTNQVMMLYRLSDMPEGSHSVLDGVCLGGDVETLDRILMHADSSERFRAFAGYSGWGPGQLETEMQVGSWITIPADSESVFDRDPAVLWGEILRSLGEPFRIYAEMPADPNLN; this is translated from the coding sequence ATGCAGCGCGTACCTCTAGGCAAGGGGATTTTCCTGGTGGCCTCGCCGGCGCTGCGCGATCCCAACTTTCGACAGACGGTCGTGCTGTTGTGCGAGCACAATGCCGACGGAGCGCTGGGGTTCGTTGTGAATCGTCCGACCGCTATGAGTATATCCGAGGTGTTGCCGCAAGTTCCGATTATGGAGGCGCAAAAGCATGTCCTCTATGCCGGGGGGCCCGTACAGACCAATCAGGTCATGATGCTGTACCGTTTGAGCGACATGCCTGAGGGCAGCCACTCCGTTCTGGACGGAGTCTGTTTGGGTGGCGATGTCGAAACGCTTGACCGTATCCTGATGCATGCGGACAGCAGCGAGCGATTCCGAGCTTTCGCGGGGTATTCGGGATGGGGACCAGGGCAGTTGGAGACTGAAATGCAGGTCGGCTCCTGGATCACAATCCCAGCCGACTCAGAAAGCGTCTTCGATCGGGATCCTGCCGTTCTGTGGGGCGAGATCCTTCGCTCCCTTGGTGAGCCGTTCCGCATCTACGCTGAGATGCCTGCCGATCCAAACCTCAACTGA
- the uvrB gene encoding UvrABC system protein B, whose amino-acid sequence MANLVERVQKPTLVLVHNKTLAAQLYQEFKQFFPENAVEYFVSYYDYYQPEAYLPQTDTYIAKDSSINDAIDQMRHAATTSLLQRNDVLIVSSVSCIYGLGSPEVYHDMLLYLEEGMEIRREKILGKLVEIQYGRNDVDFHRGTFRARGDVVEIYPASSDAASVRIELFGDIVDAIHRIDPLTGKSLEKLPKVAIYPNTHYLIAPDRYERAINGMEAELDERIAAFRKAGRLLEAQRIEQRTKFDLEMIRAMGYCHGIENYSRHLSGRKPGEPPPTLLDYFPKDFLLIVDESHVTVPQVQGMYEGDFSRKRTLVEYGFRLPSAVDNRPLKFHEFERCVRQAIYVSATPGPYELAKASGEVIEQIIRPTGLMDPVMEVLPARGQVDHLLGEVRTEIAKGNRILVTTLTKRMAEDLTEYYHELGLRVRYLHSDIKTLERAEIIRDLRRGAFDVLVGINLLREGLDLPEVALVAILDADKEGYLRSHRSLIQTAGRAARHVAGRVLLYADQVTESMRLAMEETARRRQIQCEYNRVHGVTPTSVRKGIPTLEYHIASQDYVQLDLVAEPPMSYQGKASSWTDVLKRLEEEMKTAAKQLEFERAAALRDQMRAIRLRELEATDEAR is encoded by the coding sequence ATGGCGAACCTGGTCGAGCGCGTGCAAAAACCGACGCTCGTCCTGGTCCACAACAAGACCTTGGCGGCGCAGCTCTACCAAGAGTTCAAACAGTTTTTTCCTGAGAACGCCGTCGAATATTTCGTCAGCTACTATGATTATTATCAGCCGGAGGCCTATCTGCCCCAGACCGATACGTATATTGCTAAAGACTCGTCGATTAACGATGCCATCGATCAGATGCGCCATGCTGCCACGACGTCGCTGCTGCAACGGAACGACGTGCTGATCGTGTCGTCCGTCTCCTGTATTTACGGTCTTGGATCGCCAGAGGTTTATCATGACATGCTGCTCTATCTTGAAGAGGGCATGGAAATTCGTCGAGAAAAGATCCTCGGTAAGCTGGTCGAGATCCAGTACGGACGCAATGACGTCGATTTTCATCGTGGTACGTTCAGGGCTCGCGGGGACGTGGTCGAAATTTATCCAGCCTCCTCGGACGCCGCCTCCGTGAGGATCGAGCTGTTCGGCGACATTGTGGACGCGATCCACCGAATTGATCCGCTGACCGGCAAGTCATTGGAAAAGTTGCCCAAGGTGGCCATTTATCCCAATACCCACTACTTAATCGCGCCCGATCGGTACGAGCGAGCCATCAATGGCATGGAGGCGGAGCTGGACGAACGGATCGCGGCCTTTCGTAAGGCCGGAAGGCTCTTGGAGGCGCAACGGATCGAACAGCGCACCAAATTCGATCTCGAAATGATTCGCGCCATGGGATATTGCCACGGCATTGAGAATTACTCTCGACATCTCAGTGGGCGAAAGCCGGGAGAGCCACCACCCACGCTGCTGGATTACTTTCCAAAAGACTTTTTACTCATCGTGGATGAGTCGCACGTGACGGTACCGCAAGTTCAAGGGATGTACGAGGGCGACTTTTCTCGGAAGCGAACGTTGGTGGAGTACGGATTTCGATTGCCGTCGGCCGTTGACAATCGTCCGCTGAAGTTCCACGAATTCGAACGCTGTGTGAGGCAGGCGATTTATGTGTCGGCTACCCCCGGTCCGTATGAACTCGCCAAGGCCAGCGGTGAGGTGATCGAACAAATTATTCGGCCAACCGGACTGATGGATCCTGTGATGGAGGTGCTCCCAGCACGTGGGCAAGTTGATCACCTTCTGGGAGAGGTGCGGACCGAAATTGCCAAAGGGAATCGCATTTTGGTCACGACCCTGACAAAGCGGATGGCCGAAGACCTCACGGAGTATTACCACGAATTGGGACTGCGGGTTCGCTATCTGCATTCAGATATCAAGACCTTGGAACGTGCTGAGATCATCCGAGATCTCCGGCGTGGTGCCTTTGATGTGCTCGTCGGAATCAATCTCCTCCGCGAAGGACTGGATTTGCCGGAAGTGGCATTGGTGGCCATTCTCGATGCCGACAAGGAGGGATATCTGCGGTCCCATCGCTCGTTGATTCAAACCGCCGGGCGTGCCGCTCGGCATGTGGCTGGCCGGGTGCTGCTGTACGCGGATCAGGTGACGGAGTCGATGCGGCTGGCTATGGAAGAGACTGCTCGGCGGCGCCAGATTCAATGCGAGTACAATCGAGTACACGGCGTTACGCCCACGAGCGTGCGGAAAGGTATCCCAACACTCGAGTATCACATTGCCTCTCAGGATTATGTCCAGCTCGACCTGGTTGCGGAGCCGCCGATGTCGTATCAGGGGAAGGCTTCTTCGTGGACGGATGTGCTCAAGCGCTTGGAGGAGGAAATGAAAACGGCCGCCAAACAGCTGGAATTCGAACGAGCCGCGGCCTTACGTGATCAGATGCGCGCAATTCGGCTGCGTGAATTGGAGGCTACTGACGAGGCTCGTTAA
- the uvrA2 gene encoding UvrABC system protein A, translating into MPTTGDHHEPEPTPGPRGDLVVQGARQNNLKNISLTIPHNQVTVVTGVSGSGKSSLAFDTLFAEGQWRYVESLSTYARMFLEKVDRPDVDRLINIRPAIAIEQKNPVRTARSTVGTATELADLLRLLFAKVGKPFCPDCCTPARTFDPTSVADELYTRFPGGRAMIGFPLKDRGHVHDAALIASLLTRGFIRLKCGDDILDLQPDTKLPRAKRPSLSVILDRLILGTESRPRLVEAVETAFREGDGSCWVEVIGQGAHTFSTTFRCQTCGRTFEPIRPLLFSFNHPLGACPECKGFGNVLSYDEDLVVPDRRRSLADGAVEPWSKPSAAWWQQQMLLHMKRLGIDLTLPYKHLTADVRRLLWEGDGKKMEGIRDFFEYLEGKRYKLHVRVLLSRYRSPIPCPTCHTTRLRQEACYVKIAGADISQISNFTVRQAYEWIGTVPLTDFDAQIARDILSQIGAKLGFLLRVGLGYLTLSRQTRTLSGGEAQRITLANQLGATLIGTLYVLDEPTIGLHARDTATLAAILQDLAQAGNTVVVVEHDPHMIRAANHVVEMGPWSGEKGGEIVCSAPFEKFLADRRALTARYLRGEEFIPVPRTRRSITGKALIIAGACAQNLKNVTVRIPLRTLTCVTGISGSGKSTLVEETVYRALARAFRIDSRPIGRFAAIKGLELLKGVRLIDQEPIGRTPRSNPATYLKLFDDIRALFADTYDAKKQGLKPGHFSFNTNGGRCPRCDGNGYEKLEMYFFEDIYATCEECTGRRFKPTVLQIKLHGKSIHDVLGLTVDEALSFFSGSSKLQASLHTLSSIGLGYLRLGQPATTLSGGEAQRLKIAAELKDTGSRDLLYILDEPTTGLHMDDVKKLISVLHKLVDAGNTVLVVEHNLDLIKTADWLIDLGPEGGSGGGEIVAEGRPEQVAQVSSSHTGRFLAPLLSALRDDTVRWDARVPG; encoded by the coding sequence ATGCCTACCACTGGAGACCACCATGAGCCGGAGCCTACCCCAGGGCCCCGCGGGGATCTCGTCGTCCAGGGAGCTCGACAAAACAACCTTAAGAATATCTCGCTGACGATTCCGCACAATCAGGTCACCGTCGTGACCGGGGTCTCCGGCTCGGGCAAATCGTCACTTGCATTCGACACGCTTTTTGCCGAAGGGCAATGGCGCTACGTCGAGTCGCTGTCCACGTATGCGCGCATGTTTCTCGAAAAAGTGGACCGCCCCGATGTGGATCGGTTGATCAACATTCGCCCCGCGATTGCAATCGAACAGAAGAACCCCGTGCGCACGGCCCGCTCGACCGTGGGCACGGCGACGGAGTTGGCCGATCTACTACGCCTGTTGTTTGCCAAGGTCGGAAAACCCTTCTGCCCCGACTGTTGCACCCCGGCAAGAACGTTCGACCCCACGTCCGTTGCGGACGAGTTATACACCCGGTTCCCAGGCGGTCGGGCCATGATCGGTTTCCCGCTGAAAGACCGTGGCCATGTCCATGACGCAGCCTTGATTGCCTCACTCTTGACGCGTGGGTTCATACGGCTCAAATGCGGGGACGACATCCTCGACCTCCAGCCCGACACCAAATTGCCTAGGGCGAAACGCCCGTCGCTGTCGGTGATCCTCGATCGGCTGATCCTAGGAACCGAGAGTCGCCCTCGATTGGTTGAGGCGGTGGAGACGGCCTTTCGGGAAGGTGACGGGAGCTGTTGGGTGGAAGTCATCGGGCAAGGCGCACATACGTTCAGTACAACTTTTCGTTGTCAGACGTGCGGGCGAACCTTCGAGCCTATCCGCCCGCTGCTGTTCTCCTTCAATCACCCGCTGGGCGCCTGCCCGGAGTGTAAAGGCTTCGGCAACGTGCTCAGCTATGATGAGGATCTCGTCGTCCCGGATCGACGACGTTCGCTGGCCGATGGCGCGGTGGAGCCCTGGTCCAAGCCGAGCGCCGCTTGGTGGCAGCAACAAATGCTGTTGCACATGAAGCGCCTCGGTATCGATTTGACGCTGCCGTATAAGCACCTCACGGCAGACGTGCGCCGTCTTCTTTGGGAAGGTGACGGAAAAAAGATGGAAGGAATCCGGGATTTTTTCGAGTATCTGGAAGGCAAACGCTACAAGCTGCACGTGCGTGTACTGCTCAGTCGCTATCGCAGCCCGATTCCCTGTCCCACGTGTCACACGACACGACTGCGACAGGAAGCCTGCTATGTGAAAATCGCCGGCGCGGACATCAGCCAAATCTCGAACTTCACGGTGCGACAGGCCTACGAATGGATCGGGACCGTTCCATTGACCGACTTCGATGCACAGATCGCGAGAGACATCCTGAGTCAAATCGGCGCCAAGCTTGGTTTTCTCTTACGAGTCGGATTGGGCTACCTGACGTTGTCCCGACAAACCAGGACCTTGTCAGGCGGTGAGGCGCAACGCATCACGCTGGCAAATCAACTTGGAGCGACGTTGATCGGTACCCTGTACGTACTAGACGAGCCGACAATCGGGCTCCATGCGAGGGACACCGCCACTCTCGCCGCGATTCTCCAGGACTTGGCGCAGGCCGGCAATACGGTGGTTGTGGTGGAACACGACCCGCACATGATTCGGGCGGCCAACCACGTCGTCGAGATGGGGCCCTGGTCCGGCGAGAAGGGCGGCGAGATCGTCTGTTCCGCGCCATTCGAGAAGTTCCTCGCTGACCGACGGGCGCTGACCGCTCGGTACCTACGCGGTGAGGAATTCATCCCCGTTCCACGCACCCGCCGGAGCATTACGGGTAAGGCTCTGATCATCGCTGGCGCCTGCGCGCAGAACCTCAAAAACGTGACCGTCAGGATTCCGCTCCGCACCTTGACCTGCGTGACCGGCATATCCGGATCAGGCAAAAGCACTCTGGTTGAGGAGACGGTGTACCGCGCGCTGGCCCGCGCCTTTCGTATCGACTCACGGCCGATCGGACGATTTGCGGCCATCAAGGGACTCGAACTGTTGAAGGGCGTGCGCCTGATCGACCAGGAACCGATCGGCCGGACGCCCCGTTCGAATCCCGCGACGTACCTCAAACTCTTCGATGACATCCGGGCACTATTCGCCGATACGTACGACGCCAAGAAACAGGGCCTCAAACCAGGGCATTTTTCCTTCAACACGAACGGAGGGCGGTGCCCGCGTTGCGATGGGAACGGCTATGAGAAACTGGAGATGTATTTTTTTGAGGACATCTATGCCACCTGTGAAGAGTGCACCGGGCGGCGCTTCAAACCGACCGTGCTTCAAATCAAACTACACGGCAAGTCCATTCATGACGTCCTCGGCCTCACGGTCGACGAGGCACTCTCCTTTTTTTCCGGCTCGTCAAAACTTCAAGCGTCACTTCATACCTTGTCATCCATAGGATTGGGATACTTGAGGTTGGGCCAGCCAGCCACGACGCTATCAGGCGGAGAAGCTCAGCGACTCAAGATCGCCGCGGAACTGAAGGACACGGGGTCTCGGGACCTGTTGTATATTCTGGATGAGCCGACCACGGGCTTGCACATGGACGACGTCAAAAAATTAATTAGCGTGCTGCATAAACTGGTCGACGCGGGGAATACAGTCCTCGTCGTGGAGCACAATCTGGACTTGATCAAGACGGCCGATTGGCTCATCGATCTTGGTCCTGAGGGCGGCAGTGGAGGCGGCGAGATCGTCGCGGAAGGGAGACCGGAACAGGTTGCGCAGGTTTCCTCGTCTCACACGGGTCGATTTCTTGCCCCGCTGCTCTCGGCATTACGAGACGATACGGTCCGGTGGGACGCTCGTGTGCCCGGTTGA
- a CDS encoding RND transporter encodes MRDQVIRSPLEGIFSVWLAVAVIFFGLSRPAMGADTRSLIERPKETVSSGDRQEPIPLSDAVMRALQNNLDITISRYTKESRLADITIEQAKFDPTVSLNGTYSRIVNPLNRPVFGGTGGNLTGIQIFDQRNEAVTLDVTSNLMTGGSLDLNYSPQRTNVNADVASGFLFNPAYTGGLALTFTQPLLRNAGVDINQTFIKVAQNNAQVEANVFKDRVLAVLATVEQTYWEVVFAIENLKVAKAALRAAEELLASNRAKAKAGVMSIVDVLQAEAAVASRVEQVLVADKAIVDQSDQLRRLLNPGEALLRQDVRLIPTDQPQTTLEPLSSQEAIDVALEHRPEILQASKNVETTELNTKFAKNQLLPTLSFQGTTGLAGLGPDYRDSAKTNFSGDYYNYGAGLILSYPLGNRSAWSNLNKRQLEGRNAEATLLNVRHQIIIDVREAIRRVQTDFKRIETTRSARIMAEKQLQAEQERLKVGLSTTRFVLDFQRDLATAQGNELRATVDYNKSLSNLGRQKSTSLDRYRIELQ; translated from the coding sequence ATGCGAGATCAGGTCATTCGAAGCCCCCTCGAGGGGATCTTCAGCGTGTGGTTGGCCGTGGCAGTGATTTTCTTCGGTCTGTCACGACCAGCAATGGGTGCCGACACCCGTTCCTTGATCGAACGTCCAAAGGAAACCGTGTCGTCAGGTGACCGGCAAGAACCGATTCCCCTGAGCGATGCGGTCATGCGCGCGCTACAAAACAACCTGGATATTACGATCAGCCGGTATACCAAGGAGAGCCGCCTGGCGGACATCACGATTGAGCAGGCCAAGTTCGACCCGACCGTCAGCCTCAATGGCACCTACTCGAGAATCGTCAATCCCCTCAACCGCCCCGTCTTCGGCGGCACCGGAGGCAATCTGACCGGCATCCAAATTTTCGACCAGCGTAACGAGGCCGTGACCCTCGACGTCACTTCGAACTTAATGACTGGAGGCAGCCTCGACCTAAACTATAGCCCGCAACGCACCAACGTCAACGCGGACGTGGCGTCAGGTTTTCTCTTTAATCCAGCTTACACCGGCGGCCTCGCGTTGACCTTCACGCAGCCTCTTCTGCGGAACGCAGGCGTCGACATTAATCAAACGTTCATTAAGGTGGCGCAAAACAATGCCCAGGTGGAAGCAAACGTCTTTAAGGACCGGGTCCTCGCCGTGCTCGCGACCGTCGAACAGACCTATTGGGAAGTCGTCTTTGCAATCGAAAACCTCAAGGTCGCGAAGGCCGCCCTGCGCGCCGCCGAAGAGCTGCTCGCCAGCAATCGGGCCAAAGCCAAGGCGGGCGTCATGTCGATTGTCGACGTGCTTCAGGCGGAGGCAGCCGTGGCCTCACGCGTCGAGCAAGTCTTGGTCGCCGACAAAGCCATTGTGGATCAAAGCGATCAATTGCGCCGGCTTCTCAATCCCGGCGAAGCCCTCCTCCGCCAAGACGTGCGGCTCATTCCCACGGATCAACCCCAGACCACATTGGAACCACTGAGCTCTCAGGAAGCGATCGACGTGGCCCTTGAGCATCGACCGGAGATCCTTCAGGCGTCGAAGAACGTCGAGACCACCGAACTGAATACCAAGTTCGCCAAGAACCAATTGCTACCGACACTCTCATTTCAGGGAACGACCGGCCTTGCGGGGCTTGGCCCGGACTATCGGGATTCAGCGAAGACGAACTTTAGTGGCGACTATTACAACTATGGCGCCGGGCTAATCCTCAGCTATCCGTTGGGCAACCGCTCGGCATGGAGCAACCTCAACAAGCGCCAACTTGAAGGACGCAATGCGGAGGCCACGCTTTTGAACGTGCGTCATCAAATCATCATCGACGTGCGCGAGGCGATCCGTCGCGTGCAGACCGACTTCAAGCGCATCGAAACGACCCGATCCGCACGGATCATGGCCGAGAAGCAATTGCAGGCCGAGCAAGAACGCCTCAAGGTGGGATTAAGTACGACGCGATTCGTATTGGATTTCCAGCGCGACTTGGCCACGGCACAGGGGAACGAACTGCGCGCCACCGTGGACTACAATAAATCGCTGTCGAACTTGGGTCGTCAAAAATCGACCTCGCTCGACCGCTATCGGATCGAGCTCCAATAA
- a CDS encoding RNA-binding protein → MGAKVYVGGLPYSTTDQQLNDLFAQYGAVASARIITDKFTGQSRGFGFVEMTTDGDAQKAITALNGTQFGGRTLTVNEARPQEPRSGGRGPGGPR, encoded by the coding sequence ATGGGTGCCAAAGTGTATGTCGGCGGGTTGCCGTATTCGACCACGGATCAACAGTTGAACGACCTGTTTGCCCAATATGGGGCCGTGGCCTCGGCGCGTATCATCACGGACAAGTTTACGGGGCAATCCCGTGGCTTTGGATTTGTCGAGATGACCACGGATGGAGACGCCCAAAAGGCGATTACGGCGCTCAATGGCACGCAATTCGGAGGCCGGACGCTGACTGTGAATGAAGCGCGGCCGCAAGAGCCGCGTTCCGGCGGGCGTGGGCCCGGCGGTCCTCGGTAA
- a CDS encoding membrane protein translates to MRKSSWVLVIFILVGGLLGGVMGEILRVIAPHGTIQSIFATSIRPGIDPPLTIDLVLLKLTIGFIFKMNLLSFIGILLGIYLYKQV, encoded by the coding sequence ATGAGGAAATCCTCGTGGGTACTAGTCATCTTTATCCTGGTGGGGGGCTTGCTCGGGGGCGTCATGGGAGAGATCCTGCGAGTCATCGCTCCGCACGGCACCATTCAAAGCATCTTCGCCACCAGTATACGGCCTGGAATCGACCCCCCACTGACGATTGACCTGGTGTTGCTTAAGCTGACCATCGGATTCATCTTCAAAATGAATCTCCTCTCCTTCATTGGTATCCTGCTTGGCATCTACCTTTACAAACAGGTTTAA
- a CDS encoding ribonuclease Z — translation MQPSFSSYLVNDVFGDPGLYIEIKWARRALLFDLGQNAALGATRLLRAEDIFISHTHMDHFIGFDQLLRVHLGRGKTVRLYGPPGLADNVEGKLRGYTWNLVDGYPLTIEVREFHAGRTLVSSFAAAEGFARHDIPPGPGPQDGMERPFTVLEEASFCVLAVPLNHRIFSFAYALQEQFHVNILKERLHEAGLPVGSWLKDLKHYIWQNKPDDFRFTATLYFEHRREEREFVLGDLRRRFVHVSPGQKIAYVVDARYDEQNEAKIVELARGADVFYCESPYLDADSQKAGDRYHLTARQAGLLARKAAVRRLVVFHFSPRYTGLGETIEREARTAFESSEGGCRDE, via the coding sequence ATGCAGCCGTCCTTTTCCAGCTATCTCGTGAACGATGTTTTCGGCGACCCCGGTCTCTACATTGAGATCAAATGGGCACGTCGCGCCCTGTTATTCGACCTTGGCCAGAACGCGGCTCTGGGCGCCACACGATTGCTGCGCGCGGAAGATATCTTCATCTCGCATACTCACATGGACCATTTCATTGGCTTCGATCAGCTGCTACGCGTGCACTTGGGACGAGGGAAAACGGTGCGGCTCTACGGCCCTCCCGGCTTAGCCGACAACGTCGAAGGGAAACTGCGCGGCTACACGTGGAACCTGGTCGACGGCTATCCACTGACGATCGAGGTACGCGAGTTTCACGCCGGGCGCACCCTCGTCTCATCGTTTGCGGCCGCGGAGGGATTTGCGCGTCACGATATCCCGCCCGGCCCCGGACCACAGGATGGGATGGAGCGACCGTTTACCGTGTTAGAAGAGGCATCCTTTTGCGTACTCGCCGTGCCGCTCAATCACCGTATTTTTTCTTTTGCCTATGCGCTTCAGGAACAGTTCCACGTGAATATCCTCAAGGAACGCTTGCACGAAGCCGGGCTGCCGGTCGGATCGTGGCTCAAGGACCTCAAGCACTACATCTGGCAGAATAAACCGGACGACTTTCGCTTCACCGCGACGCTGTACTTCGAGCACAGACGCGAGGAGCGTGAATTCGTGCTGGGAGACTTGCGCAGACGGTTCGTCCACGTCTCACCAGGGCAGAAAATCGCCTATGTCGTGGACGCACGATACGACGAACAAAATGAAGCCAAGATCGTCGAACTCGCGCGCGGGGCCGATGTCTTCTACTGTGAGTCCCCTTATTTGGATGCCGACTCCCAAAAGGCGGGCGACCGATATCACCTCACTGCCCGACAAGCCGGACTACTGGCAAGAAAGGCTGCGGTCCGAAGACTGGTCGTGTTTCACTTTTCGCCGCGATACACAGGCCTGGGCGAAACGATCGAACGGGAGGCACGTACCGCTTTTGAGAGCTCTGAAGGAGGCTGCAGGGATGAGTGA
- a CDS encoding aminopeptidase translates to MSDISQLAGLEFNGRQTGSLDDLRSANWVAERFRTLGLQPAAPNPLYAGVSQPWMMSTGVLVSTLTPTATLALTTSTTVTPLQVGTEFLPFLDSPSIDLTAPVTFVGYGIADPSRAYDDYRDIDVAGHIVLVLRGKPTWYEGVASHQSKAHLAHRHGAVAILTVTGPVLTAYEARRGVGLAPLGYVSQPGNDDGARDSLPGAWLSVAAADQILSDTTGGSATLGTLQDSLNHELIPRSRTGRIDARLRWEQRRTQGTLHNVVGYLEGSDPVLRQEIVVIGAHRDHFGRQAGLLFPGADDNASGTAVILEVARALTMSDQRPKRSILFVSFSGEELGLLGSTDFVAHPPRPLSHTTAMINIDHAGVGNGRLTVGVTGMDPSVVREAAARADIAPLVDVYGFFPGGDHVPFKEAGVPTVTVVSGGSHPHFHQPSDTTETIQPEVLTTVAQFVLSVAERLTGGP, encoded by the coding sequence ATGTCGGATATCTCACAGTTGGCAGGCCTGGAGTTCAACGGCAGACAAACCGGAAGTCTCGACGATCTTCGTTCTGCCAACTGGGTCGCGGAACGTTTCCGCACACTCGGTCTGCAACCGGCTGCCCCAAACCCGCTGTATGCCGGGGTCAGCCAACCGTGGATGATGTCGACCGGTGTCCTCGTATCGACCCTCACCCCCACGGCGACCTTGGCACTTACGACGAGCACGACCGTCACGCCTCTCCAAGTTGGAACGGAGTTTCTCCCATTTCTCGATTCTCCCTCGATAGACCTCACAGCACCCGTCACCTTCGTCGGTTATGGCATTGCGGATCCTTCGCGAGCCTACGACGATTATCGCGATATCGATGTGGCCGGGCATATTGTCCTCGTCTTACGAGGGAAACCTACCTGGTATGAGGGCGTCGCTTCCCACCAATCCAAAGCTCACCTCGCGCATCGACACGGAGCCGTCGCGATACTGACGGTCACGGGGCCCGTGCTGACGGCCTACGAAGCCCGTCGCGGGGTAGGCCTCGCCCCTTTGGGTTATGTCAGCCAACCGGGGAACGACGATGGTGCCCGCGACTCCCTGCCCGGAGCCTGGCTCAGTGTGGCGGCGGCCGATCAGATATTGAGTGATACCACAGGGGGAAGCGCAACGCTGGGAACTCTTCAGGACTCGCTCAATCACGAGCTGATTCCCCGATCCCGCACCGGCCGTATCGACGCACGGCTCCGGTGGGAGCAGCGACGTACTCAAGGCACACTGCACAATGTCGTCGGTTATCTCGAAGGAAGCGACCCGGTGCTACGCCAGGAGATAGTCGTGATTGGAGCCCACCGGGACCACTTCGGCCGGCAAGCGGGGCTCTTGTTCCCGGGGGCGGACGATAATGCATCGGGGACGGCCGTGATCCTTGAGGTGGCGCGCGCCTTGACTATGTCCGATCAGAGACCCAAGCGTTCGATACTCTTTGTCTCGTTTAGTGGTGAGGAGCTTGGACTCCTTGGATCGACCGATTTTGTGGCTCACCCGCCCCGACCACTGAGCCACACCACGGCCATGATCAATATCGATCATGCCGGCGTTGGAAATGGCCGGCTTACAGTGGGCGTCACTGGCATGGACCCGTCGGTGGTTCGAGAGGCCGCTGCGCGTGCCGATATTGCACCACTCGTCGATGTGTATGGATTCTTTCCCGGCGGCGACCACGTCCCGTTCAAAGAAGCGGGTGTGCCCACGGTGACGGTGGTAAGCGGCGGAAGTCACCCGCATTTCCACCAGCCGTCGGATACCACGGAGACGATTCAGCCGGAGGTTCTCACTACTGTGGCACAATTCGTGCTGTCCGTTGCAGAACGATTAACGGGAGGTCCCTAG
- a CDS encoding MarR family transcriptional regulator, which translates to MTDQPQQSLQDRVTTGLAKIAMAIKSRAWREGGRQWLPPLQAQTLRLLHRRSGQDTTVSMIASELAVTMPTVSEMLRVLIGKGMVRKIRSKDDHRVYKIELTPKGRREAGRLSEWPYLRAASADLSDSEQVALLRATIKIIRGLQEQGEISTARMCVTCQYFRPNVHKDPNNPHHCEYVDAPFGDRLLRVDCPEHLIAPERVQKANWNVWLKTGT; encoded by the coding sequence ATGACCGATCAACCCCAACAGTCCCTTCAAGATCGTGTGACGACCGGTCTTGCCAAGATCGCCATGGCAATCAAGAGTCGTGCCTGGCGCGAGGGAGGACGACAATGGCTGCCGCCTCTTCAGGCGCAGACGCTGCGATTGCTCCATCGTCGAAGCGGACAGGATACAACGGTTTCGATGATTGCGAGCGAATTGGCCGTGACAATGCCGACCGTCTCGGAAATGCTTCGAGTGCTGATTGGTAAAGGGATGGTGAGAAAAATTCGTTCCAAGGACGACCATCGAGTCTACAAGATCGAGCTGACGCCAAAGGGGAGGCGAGAAGCCGGCCGGTTGTCAGAATGGCCGTATCTGCGTGCGGCGAGTGCCGATTTGTCGGACTCCGAGCAGGTCGCATTGTTGCGGGCTACGATCAAGATCATCCGTGGGTTGCAGGAACAAGGCGAGATTTCGACAGCGCGGATGTGTGTCACGTGCCAATACTTCCGGCCGAACGTCCACAAGGATCCGAATAACCCACATCACTGTGAGTACGTCGATGCTCCGTTCGGGGACCGCCTGCTTCGTGTCGATTGTCCCGAGCATCTGATTGCTCCAGAGAGAGTCCAGAAGGCCAATTGGAACGTCTGGCTGAAGACCGGAACCTGA